One genomic region from Lycorma delicatula isolate Av1 chromosome 1, ASM4794821v1, whole genome shotgun sequence encodes:
- the LOC142317794 gene encoding uncharacterized protein LOC142317794, producing MSHDLVSELVIEQRADLLIITEPNKYVVARSWMVDTNGDVAIMDVTGRIAWRLTSRSGGMLTVESDSTLAIGAYVSPNCDIHEFTRRIDIIQGVVNNARKKVIILGDFNSKAIAAGSAYTNRRGEILTDMMGVVSCHCVNDGTPTYEARGHSSVLDLTIIDDRWSREHWDWRVLPHDVASDHHATMITIKGSDYVTREKMPYSSFTTEQIEIIIDRTAERIINIENLTPVALTNVIRQEMGRVAHRRANRHSVYWWNMEIETLRGLLQSRRRRKQRLRMRGGQEYEEASLAYKEIRRALNKAIRTSKKNNGTDSVRRYTETPGDRHTK from the coding sequence ATGTCTCATGATTTGGTTAGTGAACTGGTCATAGAGCAAAGGGCTGATTTACTGATAATCACGGAGCCGAACAAGTACGTTGTTGCTAGATCATGGATGGTGGATACAAATGGTGACGTGGCAATTATGGATGTAACTGGCAGGATAGCATGGAGATTGACGTCCAGATCTGGAGGCATGTTGACGGTGGAGTCGGATTCAACACTAGCGATTGGTGCCTATGTGTCTCCAAACTGTGACATACATGAATTTACTAGAAGAATAGACATAATACAAGGAGTAGTAAATAACGCTAGGAAGAAAGTCATTATTCTAGGTGATTTCAATAGTAAAGCGATTGCAGCAGGGAGCGCATACACCAATCGCAGAGGTGAGATCCTTACGGATATGATGGGGGTAGTTAGCTgtcattgtgtaaatgatggcaCCCCTACATATGAGGCGAGAGGACACTCGTCAGTCTTGGACTTAACAATCATAGACGATAGATGGAGCAGGGAACACTGGGACTGGCGAGTGTTACCACATGATGTGGCGAGTGACCATCATGCCACTATGATTACCATAAAAGGCTCAGACTATGTGACTAGAGAGAAAATGCCCTATAGTAGTTTTACAACGGAACAGATCGAGATCATAATCGATAGAACGGCCGAAAGGATTATCAACATAGAGAATCTGACACCAGTTGCCCTGACTAACGTTATAAGACAAGAAATGGGCAGAGTAGCTCACAGAAGAGCTAATAGACACTCAGTGTATTGGTGGAATATGGAGATTGAAACACTGAGAGGGCTCCTACAATCACGCAGAAGAAGGAAGCAGAGACTCAGAATGCGAGGCGGACAGGAGTACGAGGAGGCATCTCTGGCTTATAAAGAGATCAGACGGgccttaaacaaagctattcGTACATCTAAGAAAAACAATGGCACAGACTCTGTGAGGAGGTACACGGAGACCCCTGGGGACAGGcatacaaaataa